The proteins below are encoded in one region of Peptoniphilus sp. GNH:
- the pth gene encoding aminoacyl-tRNA hydrolase, which produces MYLIVGLGNPGSQYEFTRHNVGFLTIDYMAEKLGQKVNKLKFKGLYCKFKYADEDIILLKPQTYMNLSGESVRDFANFFKIPPEKIIIVVDDVDLDLGRIRFKKSGSAGTHNGLKSIIYQLQSQDFPRLKIGIERENRKDDLADFVLKGFSKDEVPLIEKSIEDGVDGILHMIGSGIDSAMNKYNKRAQK; this is translated from the coding sequence TTGTATTTAATAGTTGGACTTGGAAATCCAGGAAGCCAATATGAGTTCACCCGCCACAATGTTGGATTTTTGACTATTGATTATATGGCTGAAAAATTGGGCCAAAAAGTAAACAAGTTAAAATTCAAGGGTTTGTATTGCAAGTTCAAATATGCAGATGAGGATATAATCTTATTAAAGCCTCAAACTTATATGAATTTGAGTGGCGAAAGCGTTAGAGATTTTGCAAATTTTTTCAAAATTCCACCTGAAAAAATTATAATTGTGGTAGATGATGTAGATCTAGATTTAGGCAGGATTAGATTTAAAAAATCTGGCTCGGCAGGTACACATAATGGTTTAAAGTCGATAATCTACCAATTGCAAAGCCAAGATTTTCCAAGGTTGAAGATAGGAATCGAAAGAGAAAATAGAAAAGATGATCTTGCGGATTTTGTCTTGAAAGGATTTTCAAAAGACGAGGTGCCGCTTATAGAAAAAAGTATAGAAGACGGTGTCGATGGCATACTTCACATGATAGGAAGTGGCATAGACTCCGCTATGAATAAGTATAACAAGAGGGCTCAAAAGTGA
- a CDS encoding ribose-phosphate pyrophosphokinase, which produces MSHNYGEVIVFTGNSNQQFVKKVCECLRVEPGKCEAKTFSDGEIEIDIGVSVRGKDVYIIQSTSNPVNNNLMEMLIFIDACKRASASRINAVIPYYGYARQDRKTKAREPITSKLVADLLTVAGADRVVAMDLHAGQIQGYFNIPVDHLTAVPALASYFKDLVKEDGDWIAVSPDLGGVTRTRKFANELNLQIAIIEKRRPRPNVSEIMNIIGEVEGKNCILVDDIIDTAGTICNAAKALQEKGAKKIYGAASHGVLSGPAVERIANSVLEKFIITDTIALPEEKKIEKIEVVSVARIFASAIRRINNNDSVSEMFDKR; this is translated from the coding sequence ATCAACAATTTGTAAAAAAAGTGTGTGAATGCTTGAGGGTTGAGCCTGGTAAGTGTGAGGCAAAAACATTTTCTGACGGAGAGATTGAAATTGATATCGGAGTATCTGTTAGGGGTAAAGACGTTTATATTATCCAATCTACAAGTAACCCTGTAAACAATAATCTTATGGAAATGCTTATCTTTATTGATGCTTGCAAGAGGGCTTCGGCATCTAGAATCAATGCCGTAATCCCATATTATGGATATGCTAGACAAGATAGAAAGACCAAGGCTAGAGAACCGATAACATCTAAGCTTGTAGCTGATTTATTGACAGTTGCTGGGGCAGATAGGGTTGTCGCAATGGATCTTCATGCAGGACAAATCCAAGGCTATTTTAATATACCAGTTGACCATTTGACTGCAGTACCAGCACTTGCTTCTTATTTCAAAGATCTTGTAAAAGAAGATGGAGATTGGATAGCTGTATCACCTGATTTGGGTGGAGTAACAAGGACTAGAAAATTCGCAAATGAATTGAATTTACAGATTGCAATAATAGAAAAGAGAAGACCAAGACCTAATGTATCAGAAATTATGAATATAATAGGTGAGGTTGAAGGAAAAAATTGCATCTTGGTTGACGACATAATAGATACAGCCGGAACAATTTGCAATGCAGCCAAGGCGCTTCAAGAAAAAGGGGCAAAGAAAATCTATGGAGCAGCCAGTCATGGCGTGTTGTCAGGCCCTGCAGTAGAAAGAATAGCAAACAGTGTCTTGGAAAAGTTCATAATAACCGACACAATAGCTCTTCCAGAAGAAAAGAAGATAGAAAAGATAGAAGTTGTAAGTGTTGCTAGAATTTTCGCTTCAGCTATAAGAAGAATTAATAATAATGATTCTGTAAGCGAAATGTTTGATAAAAGGTGA